The following are from one region of the Mustela lutreola isolate mMusLut2 chromosome 7, mMusLut2.pri, whole genome shotgun sequence genome:
- the LOC131835239 gene encoding olfactory receptor 10G2, with protein MGETKNTSLDTVVTDFILLGLPHPPSLRTLLFLVFFIIYVLTQLGNLLILLTVWADPKLHARPMYILLAVLSFLDMWLSSVIAPRLILDFTPASKAIPFGGCVAQLYFFHFLGSTQCFLYTLMAYDRYLAICQPLRYPVFMNGRLCTILVAGAWVAGSIHGSIQATLTFRLPYCGPNQVDYFICDIPAVLRLACADTTINELVTFVDIGVVAASCFMLILLSYANIVHAILKIRTADGRRRAFSTCGSHLTVVTVYYVPCIFIYLRAGSKSPLDGAVAVFYTVVTPFLNPLIYTLRNQEVKSSLKRITAGQGVTSENK; from the coding sequence ATGGGAGAGACCAAAAATACATCCCTGGACACAGTGGTGACAGACTTCATTCTCCTGGGCTTACCTCATCCCCCAAGTCTGAGGACCCTCCTCTTCCTGGTCTTCTTCATCATTTACGTCCTGACTCAGCTGGGGAACCTGCTCATTCTGCTCACCGTGTGGGCTGACCCAAAGCTCCATGCTCGTCCCATGTACATTCTTCTAGCCGTGCTCTCATTCCTGGACATGTGGCTCTCCTCAGTCATCGCCCCTCGGCTAATATTGGATTTTACTCCCGCCAGCAAGGCAATCCCCTTTGGGGGCTGTGTGGCTCAACTGTATTTCTTTCACTTCCTGGGCAGCACCCAGTGCTTCCTCTACACCTTGATGGCCTACGATAGGTACCTGGCAATATGCCAGCCCCTGCGCTACCCCGTGTTCATGAATGGGAGGTTATGCACCATCCTCGTGGCTGGAGCTTGGGTGGCTGGCTCCATCCATGGGTCTATCCAGGCTACGTTGACCTTCCGCCTGCCCTACTGTGGGCCCAACCAGGTGGATTACTTTATCTGTGACATCCCTGCGGTTTTGAGACTGGCCTGTGCTGACACAACCATCAATGAGCTCGTGACCTTTGTGGACATTGGAGTGGTGGCAGCCAGTTGCTTCATGTTAATTCTTCTCTCCTATGCCAACATAGTCCATGCCATCCTGAAGATTCGCACTGCCGATGGGCGGCGCCGAGCCTTCTCCACCTGTGGCTCCCACCTAACCGTGGTCACTGTCTACTATGTGCCCTGTATCTTCATCTATCTCAGGGCTGGCTCCAAGAGTCCCCTGGATGGAGCAGTGGCTGTGTTTTACACTGTTGTCACTCCGTTTCTGAACCCCCTCATCTATACCCTGAGGAACCAGGAAGTGAAGTCTTCTCTGAAGAGAATAACAGCAGGTCAAGGGGTCACCAGTGAAAATAAGTAA